The proteins below are encoded in one region of Scyliorhinus torazame isolate Kashiwa2021f chromosome 8, sScyTor2.1, whole genome shotgun sequence:
- the akap11 gene encoding A-kinase anchor protein 11 isoform X2, with product MIINVRSCISHPIMDNRMGSGSSKSRLSLKKEILSGQQQFSMKTLLQSTRQLCNVTLGQHWNGDDNPKEALAAIDPELPGLLNSLQLYNLKNTEIALLTDLKKHARTKENAHSQCSLSSVVCVMRHPPAFLKYSDNSVLSMLGKYTRAIQFTLDGQLEPNHQTDTYHTEEDDTNQSVSSIEDDFVTAFEHLEEEEAVTAHGATGYDPSTAKQQREAARRTFALDVDERPIPADSSQSWIASQPAPSLPSNLLHKGPPPYVKSSVITLSSDPGKQRSFYRPCNAPLSRSSIGHKSVSPSESEDSEGSSPSPVIFLDEEGYQKSLKAKLEIPQIPILKDDIEDSDSEVSEFFDSFDQFDELDDMLVSTAASLHVGASPQSLSLNKKAAVKLASVFSLEQCTTAAAAMNPQRFDQPVLPANVKKPTARKAESPYNSLSDIPDSPRPVNASGEENGSLFSPISSSAFSPLGICGNSECFGRTEAASTEIINAPNLRGLSNTYSNYADNVSHNIIGSVFRYPQIVGFEPQDVHRSDGVKHFEGPASAENPDLKRPAVYTPAPQKCSNMLKDGIQRIATELVERSLSGAFKDLQKGVSSCTSTLYHLATRLTSSVIHTALQEIGARQAFARKRSAINNLADYLVGDSISGALRELKFVKKQIFNNAVGRFATDLAEELIFEGIMEVCQFSHPPTPTSITSWSLDDEEKIVSSYARDLSESVLQEAFIELSQVDVIFTAQAAISISLDNVKGFGGDGITQALKIVNDPAEKEKTQLREAGWCANAVPNNASDDLCLTEEEYTIEKALLRVSGVVSCVSVPSAVKTLSCNSSDSPLNSCHHSIAPEVKSEQAPKIGLAGSCSGSRQIDEVMPASYVNQPMDPASRVTRSGYVPTDNMYRCTEVTDTDVCETLRKSEDLDTNDAAAIAAQKNWSRAAMIDIVVNNAFDLVTESKAEYKVEDYASQLSKKILFEPASESQQVHENCFAAQLAEAIVKNSVDGVKIKVAKFHKAQDSGLQTGAVEICKENPEGLTDIPEGQIQEQLAVGKIVLGGLCKDVYSQSPDLLRTPPVSPTECIPGKGLTLPRHFAQELKGHLAEEFPPCTPPPSPTVGLKNSDVESAEGVGGPELADTLKSLTEHLQGQVLIPTFQTPSAEVIEPNQEPAVGLLAKSRIGLNKDGLFSEEHLHPVEGSRSPGTPPPTPQQSFHEKSLKSFSRKLKGELAKEFMPVTPPSTPHNRSIPSLTGISQDTEEKAEFVLKLMRSLSEEVLDIEDDGNFDFAVRHMELREQTSPILRREAKVLEKEELKSDIKRHALHYANQLASSIVSMATEIAAICVEDADKCDGGEMKCFKAPPSNLWKSAARSELHTWTTAAERKLPDDVGSLWNYAGKVAGEVIRDAKKILSSKKRKVRKFKKDGWQVESSESSFGEQETVGLDGLNSAADQWSRELVDSVLHSPQGNAPGLMSKHSSCESVTDEYAEYIMRMIGREGGNGEIIVDHYASKLAFRTVKVGLEQAARRIKQKYKRRLLSSQQSRGDNGAKDLFRFLTREDNQDGDLCRKGHDHRMIRKDSRDLTRFAESVTQTITYEVTQKLKTASGTHGLPKSLTDSCLYERSQLEQMAEELIKKTWTCSIQPIVQGSKRYHSTGSLNDYRCNHESINLALEHYMGKSGDEAVQLNVTEGGVRSPESRKQKECLEYAEKLTEMVLKCSITDKESRSCINQLSCQTAGFCNKGTTRAPWHSSKPLTKAECCVHRTLGACQLDVPRIHIELEQRGLFPEDLMSLTIEKTKRDLSNTSLAADSGIGHDGASFTESLAAEIMTSAMISASQSIVSGSLKDGLRSTDSTTTSQQLSLSVGDDSTGSWSNLSFEDEHPDETSSFLHLSDSNGNSSSWSSLGLEGDVYEENISFPPSDSDNSEDKEEEVQEDSEDLMQAKETLLILNVDLKPSSVNPQVKMVLQWIAASQFQVSVVYFKESFEDDLLPFSAVVKRAEARGWKICDLLRAVLRYCDTREQDPTGAHCTRIPLFDWLLENT from the exons GCCCTGGCTGCTATAGACCCAGAGCTTCCTGGTTTGCTGAATTCACTACAGCTCTACAACTTAAAGAACACTGAAATTGCTCTTTTAACAGATTTGAAGAAACATGCCAGGACAAAAGAGAATGCTCATAGTCAG TGTTCCCTGTCCTCAGTGGTCTGTGTGATGAGGCACCCACCAGCATTCCTAAAGTACAGTGACAACTCTGTATTGTCTATGCTTGGCAAATATACAAGAGCAATTCAGTTTACTCTGGATGGGCAATTAGAACCAAACCATCAAACTGACACATACCACACGGAGGAGGatgacactaatcagtcagtatcgTCCATCGAGGATGACTTTGTGACTGCTTTTGAACACTTGGAAGAAGAAGAAGCAGTAACTGCACATGGGGCCACAG GCTATGATCCCAGTACTGCCAAACAGCAGCGAGAAGCAGCTCGACGCACCTTCGCACTAGACGTTGATGAGAGACCAATTCCTGCGGATTCCTCACAAAGTTGGATCGCCAGCCAGCCAGCTCCCTCATTACCTAGTAACTTGCTGCATAAAGGACCACCACCATATGTGAAAAGCTCAGTTATAACATTAAGCTCAGATCCTGGGAAGCAAAGAAGTTTTTATAGACCATGCAATGCTCCCCTGTCAAGATCCAGCATTGGGCATAAGTCTGTTTCCCCATCTGAGTCTGAAGATTCAGAAGGTTCAAGTCCAAGTCCTGTCATCTTCTTGGATGAGGAAGGATACCAGAAGAGTCTAAAGGCCAAACTAGAAATACCCCAGATCCCAATACTCAAAGATGACATTGAGGACTCGGACTCTGAAGTGAGCGAATTCTTCGATAGTTTTGACCAGTTTGATGAGCTGGACGACATGTTGGTGAGCACAGCTGCCAGCCTGCATGTTGGTGCCAGCCCTCAAAGTCTATCTCTGAACAAGAAGGCTGCAGTAAAGCTGGCTTCAGTCTTCTCCCTGGAACAATGCACTACTGCAGCTGCTGCTATGAATCCGCAGAGGTTTGACCAGCCAGTCCTTCCTGCCAATGTGAAAAAGCCAACTGCTCGCAAGGCAGAATCCCCGTACAACAGCCTGTCTGATATCCCAGATTCGCCTCGACCGGTAAACGCCTCAGGCGAAGAGAATGGATCGCTCTTCAGCCCTATCAGTTCCTCTGCATTCAGCCCCCTTGGGATTTGTGGTAATTCTGAATGTTTTGGAAGAACGGAGGCTGCCAGCACTGAAATCATAAATGCACCAAACCTCCGAGGACTTTCTAACACTTATTCAAATTACGCAGACAATGTTTCACACAACATTATTGGCTCTGTTTTCAGGTACCCACAGATTGTTGGATTTGAACCTCAGGATGTACACCGGTCAGATGGAGTCAAACATTTTGAAGGGCCAGCTTCCGCTGAAAACCCTGACTTGAAACGACCCGCAGTTTATACTCCTGCCCCGCAGAAATGTTCAAACATGCTCAAAGATGGCATTCAGCGAATTGCTACAGAATTAGTGGAAAGAAGTCTTAGTGGTGCTTTTAAGGATTTACAGAAGGGTGTTTCATCATGCACTAGTACCCTTTACCATCTAGCTACGAGACTGACATCCTCTGTGATCCACACAGCCCTGCAGGAGATTGGGGCAAGGCAAGCATTTGCACGGAAGCGGAGTGCGATTAATAATTTGGCGGACTATCTGGTTGGTGACTCGATCTCTGGAGCACTACGAGAGCTGAAGTTTGTGAAGAAGCAAATATTTAACAATGCCGTTGGGCGATTTGCAACTGACCTGGCCGAGGAACTTATTTTTGAGGGCATCATGGAAGTTTGTCAATTCTCCCACCCACCAACGCCAACATCCATCACAAGCTGGTCACTTGATGATGAAGAGAAGATTGTGAGCTCGTATGCGAGAGATTTGTCTGAGTCTGTCCTACAGGAAGCCTTTATTGAATTATCTCAAGTGGATGTGATTTTCACAGCACAAGCAGCAATTAGTATTTCCCTGGATAATGTAAAAGGTTTTGGTGGGGACGGTATAACCCAGGCACTAAAAATTGTGAATGACCCTGCTGAGAAAGAGAAAACGCAGCTTAGAGAGGCTGGATGGTGCGCAAATGCTGTGCCAAACAATGCAAGTGATGATTTGTGCTTGACAGAGGAAGAGTACACAATAGAAAAAGCTTTACTTCGTGTCTCAGGTGTTGTGAGCTGTGTATCAGTTCCTAGTGCTGTCAAGACACTTTCTTGCAATTCTTCAGATTCCCCTCTGAACTCATGCCACCATTCTATAGCACCAGAAGTGAAATCAGAGCAAGCACCAAAGATTGGTCTAGCTGGATCGTGTTCAGGAAGCAGACAAATTGATGAAGTGATGCCTGCCAGCTATGTGAATCAGCCAATGGATCCTGCAAGTCGTGTCACCCGTAGTGGGTATGTTCCCACTGACAACATGTATCGATGTACTGAGGTTACTGACACTGATGTCTGCGAAACATTAAGGAAAAGTGAAGACTTGGACACTAATGATGCTGCTGCCATTGCAGCACAGAAAAATTGGTCAAGAGCAGCAATGATTGATATTGTGGTAAATAATGCTTTTGATTTGGTAACTGAATCTAAAGCAGAGTACAAGGTAGAGGATTATGCTTCTCAACTAAGTAAAAAAATACTCTTTGAGCCTGCATCAGAGAGCCAGCAAGTTCACGAGAACTGCTTTGCTGCACAGTTGGCGGAAGCAATTGTGAAGAATTCAGTGGACGGAGTGAAAATAAAAGTCGCAAAGTTTCACAAGGCACAAGACAGTGGTTTGCAGACAGGTGCTGTTGAAATTTGCAAAGAAAATCCTGAGGGACTCACGGACATTCCGGAGGGCCAAATACAGGAGCAGTTAGCAGTTGGGAAAATTGTTTTAGGTGGACTATGTAAAGATGTGTACTCTCAGTCACCAGACCTGCTGCGAACACCTCCCGTATCGCCCACTGAATGTATTCCCGGCAAAGGTTTGACCCTCCCTCGGCACTTTGCACAGGAGCTAAAGGGTCACTTAGCTGAAGAGTTTCCTCCATGTACTCCCCCACCTAGTCCTACTGTTGGTCTCAAGAATTCAGATGTGGAAAGTGCAGAGGGTGTTGGTGGTCCTGAGCTTGCAGATACCCTTAAGTCATTGACTGAACATCTTCAAGGTCAAGTCTTAATACCAACTTTCCAAACTCCCTCAGCAGAAGTAATTGAACCAAATCAAGAACCAGCTGTAGGGCTGCTTGCAAAGTCAAGGATTGGACTGAACAAAGATGGGTTATTTTCAGAGGAACACCTTCACCCTGTTGAAGGAAGTAGGTCTCCTggaacaccacccccaacaccacagcaATCATTCCATGAAAAGAGTCTGAAGAGTTTCAGTAGGAAGCTTAAAGGAGAGCTGGCTAAAGAATTCATGCCAGTAACCCCACCATCCACTCCCCATAACCGTTCTATCCCAAGCTTGACAGGGATCTCCCAGGACACTGAAGAAAAGGCTGAGTTTGTGCTGAAGTTAATGAGATCACTGTCTGAAGAGGTTCTGGACATCGAGGATGACGGAAACTTTGATTTTGCTGTGAGACATATGGAGCTGAGGGAGCAAACCAGCCCCATTTTGAGACGGGAAGCAAAGGTTTTGGAAAAAGAAGAATTAAAGTCGGACATTAAGAGGCATGCCCTGCACTATGCAAATCAACTGGCATCCAGCATAGTTTCCATGGCAACTGAAATTGCTGCTATATGTGTCGAAGATGCTGACAAGTGCGATGGCGGAGAAATGAAATGCTTCAAGGCTCCCCCGAGCAACCTGTGGAAATCGGCTGCTCGAAGTGAGCTGCACACttggaccaccgctgctgaaaggaAACTTCCAGACGATGTGGGCTCCTTATGGAACTACGCAGGCAAGGTGGCAGGAGAGGTCATTCGGGATgccaaaaaaattctcagctcaaaGAAGCGCAAGGTCAGAAAATTCAAGAAGGATGGCTGGCAAGTTGAAAGCAGCGAATCCAGCTTTGGAGAGCAAGAAACTGTTGGACTTGATGGATTAAATAGTGCGGCCGATCAGTGGTCCCGGGAGCTAGTAGATTCTGTGCTTCACTCGCCACAAGGTAACGCTCCTGGGCTCATGTCTAAGCATTCAAGCTGCGAGAGTGTGACTGATGAATATGCAGAATACATTATGAGAATGATTGGTAGAGAAGGTGGAAATGGCGAGATAATAGTGGATCATTATGCCAGTAAGCTTGCCTTCAGAACTGTGAAAGTAGGCCTGGAACAGGCAGCCAGGCGCATCAAGCAGAAGTACAAGAGGAGACTGCTGTCCTCACAACAGTCAAGAGGAGACAATGGGGCTAAAGACCTTTTCAGATTTCTGACCAGGGAGGACAACCAAGATGGGGATCTCTGCAGGAAAGGCCACGATCATAGGATGATCAGAAAGGATTCCAGAGATTTGACCAGGTTCGCAGAATCGGTCACTCAAACTATCACTTATGAAGTGACACAGAAATTGAAGACTGCATCTGGCACACATGGCTTGCCCAAATCTTTAACAGATTCTTGCCTTTACGAAAGGTCTCAGCTGGAACAGATGGCAGAGGAGCTCATCAAGAAGACATGGACTTGCTCAATCCAACCTATTGTCCAGGGGAGCAAACGCTACCACAGTACAGGAAGTTTAAATGATTACAGATGTAACCACGAGAGCATAAATCTAGCACTTGAACATTACATGGGGAAAAGTGGCGATGAAGCTGTTCAGCTAAACGTGACTGAGGGTGGTGTTCGCAGTCCAGAGAGCAGGAAGCAGAAAGAATGTTTAGAGTATGCTGAAAAATTGACAGAAATGGTTTTAAAATGCTCAATAACAGATAAAGAATCAAGAAGTTGCATTAACCAGTTAAGCTGCCAGACTGCTGGTTTCTGCAACAAAGGGACCACAAGAGCACCATGGCATAGCAGTAAACCGCTTACCAAGGCAGAATGCTGTGTCCATAGGACACTTGGAGCTTGTCAGCTCGATGTGCCGAGGATTCATATTGAATTGGAACAGAGAGGACTTTTTCCGGAGGATTTGATGTCTTTGACCATTGAGAAAACCAAGCGTGATCTCAGTAATACCAGCCTGGCAGCAGATAGTGGTATTGGACATGATGGCGCAAGCTTCACTGAAAGTCTCGCTGCAGAAATAATGACTTCAGCCATGATTAGTGCAAGCCAGTCAATTGTAAG TGGCAGTCTCAAGGATGGATTGCGGTCAACTGATTCTACCACAACCAGTCAACAGCTTAGCCTCAGTGTAGGTGATGACAGTACTGGCAGCTGGTCCAACCTGAGTTTTGAAGATGAACATCCAGATGAAACCAGCAGCTTCCTGCACCTCAGTGACAG TAATGGCAACAGCAGTAGCTGGAGCAGTCTGGGGTTAGAAGGTGATGTATATGAGGAGAATATATCCTTTCCACCATCCGACAG CGATAATagtgaagacaaagaagaagaggtGCAAGAAGATTCTGAGG